The following DNA comes from Hordeum vulgare subsp. vulgare chromosome 3H, MorexV3_pseudomolecules_assembly, whole genome shotgun sequence.
tcctaaatattgggtttattgacccagataaaatacatatagcgacgctaactgacaaacccaaggagacggaggaaaaccttctaaggtttctaacagatcaaaatttctgtgaccacatactgtttccctacaacttcaggtgagggtttttactctgttgtgtccattcacttataagtgtaattgataagttactgacacacacacacacacacacacacacatatatatacacacacatgtgcagcttccattggattctgttggacattcaaattgataagggaagagttgatgccttcgatccattatcgagacccttggaaatgttccaaagcctgcaggacatgctccaagggtaattttaatcattcttgcgctctatcggtctctttcgatgattttctgatatatcacttaatgaaaaacttagcaaatcattatccttgtcgggcagggtttggaagcggttcaagtgcgtgactcccagtaactttcctgagaagctgacctttagagcggctcgggtaagtagtagtatgatatacttctattaattttcaatacatttatgatgctagattattattttgattatatatattctattctcgtaaagtgcgaccaacagccacggggaacgcatctatgcggatactatgtttgcgagaccattcgcacgtttacctctgagttcaaggatcacagattcgacgtaagcaatgaacattcacacctctatttttacccgtcattctttgttatcatgattgatattcatattcatctcctcttcttatatagcacacggccatgaggacgaaggtcctcccacaggaacgcgcgattgctgttgcagaggagcttgcgggatttctgaggacggaagctatagaagacaaaggacgatttagtgtagctaagggccattactgatgttcgtccatgtaatcgaatagacgggctctagtcccgtaattcagatctccatataattgtatatatatgatcgcttgtaagataagttaatcttatatatatatatgcataattatttctatttaaattatatgaaaactaattcccgaacatcaaaggaggcatcacgttaatctcctcaacacctaaaccctaaaaccataaaacccaaaaataatttcattaaaaaaaaccccccaaaaccagcaaaatctgaaaatatttagtcccgatccgtgtaacgaaccgggactaaagggtctgcccctggggcgctacgaggcgcccacgtggagcacctttagtcccggcatgtaagagggccgggacgaaaaggttaggcctttagtcccgcccctttagtcccggttggtgaaccgggactaaagccccttacgggccggggctaaaggccccgtccccactagtgacagTTATCCACACATGGCAACTGACAGACTAACCGAAAAATAAGCTCCATTCATCGTCCGCCATACCGCAGTCGGCGCGGTTTTCACCGGAAGTCGCGTCCCCCCGATCTCGTGGCTGGATGGAACCGAGGAAGGCTCGTCGTGTAGACGAGGCCGCCCCTCACCGATCCTCCTCGCACCACCGACCGATCAAGATCAAGCTGTGACGGATCTGGGCAGGACACACCAGATCCGCAACCCTCGATGAAGCCCTTGCATGCAGCCGCCACCCTTGCTGGATGGAGCGCTGCACCGCCACCATCCAACCTCCGACCACGGCCGGCCATGAGGGCCACGAACGCCGCCGCGCAGCAGGGACGCCGCCCTGACTTCCGCCCCCGTCATCCACGCGCGCGACGGCCGCCACCCATGCTGGATGGAGCGCTGCACCGCCACCATCCAACCTCCGACCACGGCCAGCCATGAGGGCCACGAACGCCGTCGCGCAACAGGGACGCCGCCCTGACAGCCACCCCCGTCATCCACGCGCGCGACGGCCCCTCCGCCTCACTGGGACTCCGCGGCTACCACCCGCCCTGGCACTGAGGCACAGGACCCGCCGCCACCTCGGCCCTCCCCGGCGGCAGCGACGGCCGGGATGGGGAGAAACTCTCTAGCGGCTAGggtttcgccccccccccccccccctagcatCGTCCGATGACAAAATATATGCCAACGGCCTTTTATCAGAGCCGTCGGCATAGCCTACACTGGCGATTTTGTGTCCTTTGCAAACGGCTTTTGGCCGCTGGCATATGAAATGATTCTCGTAGTGGCTCATGGTACAATAAAGGGTGTTGGTCTATTCTACcctgttttttttttgcaaattgacAAGTTTAATAAGTTGATATGGACGTTGTTTTAGTTGGCTGATGTCGATGTTTTCTTCTTGGCGTTGAAGTTGCGATGTGCCGTATGGAACTTTCTCCTCGTAAGCCAAATTTATTGGGACAAATTCTTGTTGGAGCCTTCCAATGACAATATCTGTACGTACTACTCGAAAAACACTTATAGTGTCTCTCAAATTATTTTGTATGGGGCCATCAAGAACTTTTTGAACAGGAGTACTGGACTTCCTTAACTATAATACTGTTTGCTTATGCGAGCATGCACTCTTGGCTCAGAAAAATAAATAGTCTGAAAGTATAATAACTTCTCGATGCGCGAGGGGGCGTTTGGAAAGAATTATCTAGGTAGGGTTTCAAAAGGTGAAGATTTTTTGTACTAAGTAGTTCTATATATTAAGAAATGGACACATTCAAATATTATACAATCAGTGAACAAACTTATCTGACTTCATTGAGTTGAGATTATGGTATTGAAAACCCTTTGAGGAAGGGTAAAAACCTACACCAAAAAGAGTCACCATGTACTCAGTTTGGGCAAAAACTTCCTAAATTGTTTATCTAAGAAAAAAGAATTGTCACTCTGATGAACCGCCTACAGGTTTTTCTCATCATCTACGTTTCCTAGCTAGAGAAGAAGGGGATTGACATTTCAGGCATCCATCACAATTCACAAGGAGCGATTGACGAGGCCACGCACGACGACCAAACCCAGCAAGAGCAGGTGATCCGCCTCCGGCGCCACCGTCAGCGTCAGCACATCCTCCCCCAGCACCACCCCCGCCGGCGTCTGCTTCCTAGCCACCTCAGCCACGACCGTGCCATCGACGCCGCTGACTTTGTACTCGGACGTACGCGCACAGCACCCGTCGACCCTGTAGCACGTTCCCGCGCCGCCGTGCATGGCCACGGCGGCCCCGCCCTTCTCGGCCCGGCGCACAGTGAACCAGggtgtcgcctcctcctcctcctgaccgCCGTTGTGGGCGCACCGGCAGACCTCCCACCTCCTGAACACGCCAAATCCCTTGCGTCTGATCCTGATGAGGGCGTTGCCGGCGCGGTCCATGAAGAAGACCTCGCGGCCGCCCCTGCAGCCGTAGTTGTCGACGCGGAAGGCGACGGCGCCGTCGGGTCCGTACACCGTGCAGCCGTTGCCGTTGAAGACCAGCGACTTCATCCACACCGTGTACGCCGTCTGGCTCCGTTGATCGTCGGAGGACGACGGTGAGACCGCGGCAGCAAGGGGCTGGACCTTGGCCATTGACCGGAGAGGTTGCTGTGCCAGAACGTTGCGACGAGATGATTGGGATGGTGGGCGTCAGTGGCTGGTCTGGCATATTTATAGGTGCTTCTACCCTGTTAACTATCGGAGGAGTATCTTAATCGTTAGTTTATGGCGCTGTACGCGTCACTAGTTAGGATAGAATAGTGCTACACCAAAGTTGTTTATGCTCCATCTAGCCCTACACTGGTCAGCATGCAGTTGCCGCCACGTTTAAATAGTGTGTTGTTTGTTTGGGCTAAAACCATTTAGCATCACATGGCACTACAGCATAGCGATAGAAGGTAACGAAACTTTCTGAAATACTCCTTCTGTAAAGAAATATTAGTGATCTAAACGTTCTTACATTTCTTTAAAAAGGAAGTACTGCCTGCCTAATATTTCTATGCACATTTTTGCTATTTCTCAGGTATCTAACTCTTT
Coding sequences within:
- the LOC123440770 gene encoding protein LURP-one-related 11-like, translated to MAKVQPLAAAVSPSSSDDQRSQTAYTVWMKSLVFNGNGCTVYGPDGAVAFRVDNYGCRGGREVFFMDRAGNALIRIRRKGFGVFRRWEVCRCAHNGGQEEEEATPWFTVRRAEKGGAAVAMHGGAGTCYRVDGCCARTSEYKVSGVDGTVVAEVARKQTPAGVVLGEDVLTLTVAPEADHLLLLGLVVVRGLVNRSL